GGGCTAAACCACGTAATGTTGCCTCTTTGACGGGTACCAAGGATTTACAAATGGTCAATATCACATGCAGAGTGTTATCAAGACCCAACGTTGGCCAACTTCCCACTATATACCGTACATTAGGCCAGGACTATGACGAAAGAGTTCTGCCTTCCATTGTCAATGAAGTTTTGAAGGCAGTTGTCGCACAATTCAATGCTTCTCAATTGATCAcccaaagagaaaaagtGTCTAGACTGATCCGTGACAACTTGGTTCGTCGTGCTAGTGGGTTCAATATATTACTGGATGACGTCTCCATCACTTATATGACATTTTCTCCAGAGTTCACCCAGGCTGTTGAAGCAAAGCAGATTGCTCAACAGGATGCCCAAAGGGCCGCCTTTATTGTGGATAAAGCCAGACAAGAAAAGCAAGGTATGGTTGTGAAAGCCCAAGGTGAAGCCAAGTCCGCCGAGTTGATCGGTGATGCCATTAAGAAATCTAGGGACTATGTGGAATTGAAGAGACTAGATACAGCAAAGGACATTGCTAAGATCCTAGCCAACTCGCCAAACAGAGTTGTTCTAGATAACGAAGCCCTGCTATTGAACACATTGGTCGATGCCAGATCAGCTACAGGTTccaagaaataaataaaagataTTGTTAGTCGATGAGTAGGGCAAGATCGTATCTTTATCTATTGCTCTATACTCtattttccttcttcatTATATGTAAATAATAGGTCAATAttctcatttttttttattattgatttttttttcttattaatACAGgaattatttatattttgttccTGAAGGGAATATATAATGCATATGAATATGTAGgagaatatattttttgttcacGGCACAAATAATCAACTCTGATGTTTCTTGCTCGGCGTCTTGGTCGCAGATTCTGAGAACTGCAACTTCCTCGGAGTCTTTTTTGCAGCATACACTTTAGACCTGTACAAGTTCAACCGCTTTGAGCAAGGCGACAGCATGGCATCTGTCGGCGAGACAAATCTCTGTTTCAAGATGCTCCTGAGTCTCTTCTGAACTGTCACATCCACACGTCTCTTGCTCTCATTATCCATCATATCTGCTATATATGTACTTTCTTATTTAGGATATAATGcatataaagaaaagagctATTTGTgtattgatatatataccTATATATATTCCCGATCCCAACCTCGATCATGGACAGTAGCAGGTACCAATAGCCTTCCTGCTCCCACCGTGGTACCCACGATCAACCAATATAAGTGCTTGTTAGATGGTATGTTTTGTGTCCATCAATCCTCTTCCCCCATTGTATATTGTATGCTATTATGATGTACAGCCCTGAAACCCTAACCCCCCCATTGTTGACACTTTGCCCTATTAAGGGTTTTGGAAGGTTGTTCCGCCCCTTCTGGCTTCCCCAAATCTACCACCCCCCACACCTTCCTTTCTGAGTGAAATGGGGTGGGGGGATATGCGAGCAAGAATTCTGGTAATCTTAGGGTTTTGACTAGGGCTTGAACAGAGAGAGGCGGAAAAGGAGAACAACCCTAAAAGGTGCTTTTCCACCCccacaccaccacgatTCATGTGACACACCCGTACAACACATACACTACCCAACTAACAATTAACGAGTAACATGTGAACACCAACGTACACAGGCACAACACAAACGCGTAAAATTGTATCATGATATACGGGTCCTTTACGCGTATTCTCTCTCTCCCGCTCTTCCCCCCGTCCCCCCCACCGATTCTCGAAAAAACACACACAATTGCACACAATTGTACACAAACACCCGCAGGAAGACCGTACAAGAGAAAAAGGAAGGAAGTGCGTAGAAGTCTGTGTGCTCTGAAGAAAAGCCGCGAGCCGATGGATTCCaccccccctcccccccgCCATCTTTAGAGAAACCACGCACAAattccttttctttgtgAATTGCATTCCCGTACCGATTAATCCCGTGGATTTCACCCTTCTCCTCAGAAATACCCCTACGGTAGTGGGATTCATTGTGGGTTCGTGGTGGATGGGGATTCGTGCGGGTCCGTCTCTGTCCTCTGCATTGGGCTTTCTACACATTTTGTGGTCGAGAACGAAGgacgaaaaaaaaatttgaatcGCAAATTGGGAAGCGCAGCGTGAGCGCCCACTATAAAATGGAGGCCTTCCACCTGCCCCACTCCCTCGGCCCATAAACACCCACAAGACCCATAAAACGCATAAAACCACTACCTAGCCGCCGATACTTGCCGCTGATACTTACACAAACTCATCCAGAGCAAAGCTATCAATAGTGGGGACaagaataaaagaaaaataacgCGTGTCTCGCACAAAGGAAAGAATGAATCTGTTCAGGAAGAAAGTGAAGGAGTGGGTGTACTCATTTTCCACCGAGGACCACTATGCCGAGTACAACAGCAACGACCAGTTCAACATGGGTATGAGGTCGCAAGGTGCCTCTCACCACGATGTGGAGGCGCACGCGCAATCCGCTAACGACAACATCTTGTCGATGGAAGATGACATCGATCTGGATAGCATGGACGGCACTCCCAGCGAGGGTGTCTCTGAAGTGCTGCTGGCCTGGAGACACATTGATACGTGGACCAGCGAATATAACCCTGACTTAAACGCGACTCTGAGCGATCCTTGCACCGCAAACGACATAAAACACGCCGAGGAAGACCTGGAAGTTGTCTTGCCAAAGGCTCTGAAGGCATCCTATAGAATACACGATGGGCAAGAAGATCTGGAATCGATGACCGGGACTTCAGGTCTGATCTACGGGTTGCAACTAATGACCCTGGATGAAATAGTAGCAATGACCCAAAGGTGGAGAAGCGTCGCCGATAAACTAAACAAGCAGGCAACTATGTCAAAGCACTCCAGCGTTGGTGTATCCAACGGCTCTTCGATGGGCTCGACCGCCTCTATTGGATCAAGCAGCCAACAGCAGAGAGAAAAACCAAGAAACAAGTTTAAACTACCATACATCCCAGAACAGAAATCTATCCCACCAGAGACTGTTCTTCCGTTGTACGCACACGCTATGTGGATTCCAGTGCTTACTGATAACGCCGGTAACCACATCGGTATCGACCTGTCTCCAGCCCGTCTGGGTAAGCACGGCCAAGTGATCATGTTCGGCAGAGACTTCGATACTAAGTACGTTGTAGCAGAGAACTGGGGTGATTTCCTACTGTCTTTTGCTAATGACTTGGAAGCTGGGAATTGGTTGCTTGTGGATGACAGTGATGATTACCTTGCAGGTGAAGGTGAACTTGTCTTTAGAGACAAGAAATCCAACGGCCCTATCCAGGATTATTTGGAAgtcttgaagaaaagatcaTGGAACAAATACCAAGAACAACTAAGGACTAACCAGGAAACTATGCAAAGTGGTGAACCTACTTTGACCTCCACTAGAACTCACAAGAAGACATCCTCTTTTGAATTAGATGACGACTTTGATCACACaaccaccaccacagaaCATAACGGTAATGAATTCATTGAATCTTCTGTGCCGGAGACCAATAGCGATATCCCTCAAATTGTGAAGAAGGAAGAATTAGATGAAACTGCCGAGGAGACCAAGGAGGAATCCAACGAGTTAGATGTTAAGACAGAAGAAATCGCTCCAGAATCCACTCAAATTATTGAAGAGACTCCAgaaaccaaagaagaagaggtaTCAGAACAACCTGAAGAAGCTGTTGCAGAAGTAACGGTTGACGCTAACATCGAAGAACCAGAACAGCAGGTcgaagaacaagaagtaCTTTTGGAGAATGAAGTTACTGATAGCGTAAATAACGCTGATGCCAATACGGAAGCTGTTCCTGAAGttgaagagaagaagacaGAGATAGAAACGGAGACCCCTGCTGAACCGatagaagaggaagaagaatcCACAAATGTTGAAGCTCCCCAAGTCGAAGAAGAGGAGGATTCCACTACAGCAGAACCAGCTGAAACAGTTTCTAAAagtaagaagaaaaagaataagaagaaaaataagaagaaaaacaaagCTAATCAAGACGATAACGTTAACGAATTAAGTCATGATTTCGAAACTGTTCAACTATAATAAGCATTGCATCGCCCTTTTATTCCACATTTATTTATCCCATAATTGAGAGCCATTCCTTTACTACTACTCATTGTTCTATAATTGTTTCCCATACTTTTCGCAAGAAGAGATTTAATAGGTACGCAAAACCTTCCACGAAGTTTCCATATTTTTACGTTTTTCATATAATATAGACtatgaaaatataatattatattctaATATATGCTGTATTTACACATTATGCCGTATTTCtataaaacaaataacTACCATATTATACGTTGCATGAAGGCTTCAGAAGCCCAAGGGAAGGAATATctaacaaaaataataagtGTCACAATGTCTATAAGAATAAACCAGAcaaattccaaaaataaTCTCGACGTGGAACTTATTGTTACAGGTTCTTCGTTAGATTTCCCTGGTACAATTTCACCCCATATGGGCTCAGCAGAACATGTAATAAAGAGTCTCCAAAAAAAGTAAGGTAAGATGTAATACCTTGGTTCAAATAAAGGCGATGGAACAACAGTAGCAAAAGTGCATAGGATGAGTGCTGTCCATGATATATGTGTTAATTGCACAGGCAATAAATTTGGGTCCTTTATTGGTAATGGAGAGATTGGGTCAAATAAAAGTTCACTAGGCCTCAATATTTCCAAGTAAACAAATGTACAGAAATGATAAATTGGTGCCATCAAGCCATACTTGATTATCCTTCTGTTGTGATTGATTAATCTCTTAAATAAGTAAAATGTATAATGTCTGTTGTCAGCTAGTAAGAATGGGTGGACCTTTGTGAAATATCTGATGACCATcataatcaaaaatatttcgAAAAATACCTGAACTTGCTTTCTATTAGTTCTTTCTAAATACATTCTCAGAAAGTTTTTAGAGAACCACAGAGGTACACTAAAGACAGTAAGGAATGCAAAACAATAGAAAACCTGTACTAAATGAATACCTGCATTGTGATTGGATTTATCACCCAGCGTAATGGATCTATTCCAGATCAAGTATAGGAAAAAACCTACAAAATTCAAGGCATATGGTAGAACTAATGTCTGAAATTCTTCTACCGAGTGAATGAAGAGCTTCAAGTAGTTGTTTAATCCGTGGGTATTAAATTGCTTAGCTATAATGGCTTGACGCTCAACGACAATTAACATGATAAAACCACACCAAACAATATTTGTCTGTCTAAATAGACAGCTAATGCCTGCAAATAAAGCACTTAACCATATGCTCTTTGATAATCCAAAGGGCATTGTCAAACCAATAGATAATGACTGAATAATGAATATAGTGGACCACACATCTGTATAGTATAGGTAGTAGTAAGTTGCCATTAATGGGAAGCTCATCAATGCTACTGGCCAAAAACTTATGGCATTGAAAAGGAATATTGGTCTTAGGACCACTAGTGGGAAATAGACTAGACCTCCAAACGCGTTCACTAACCGAAGAATAGTTAAAGTGCTCCAACTCTTGAGTAGTGGTTTTAGCACTTTATAATTTAACCAGcccaatatatataaaccaGGGGGAGTTGTTATCTTGGGGTCCCATGTAAACCAATGCCCTTTCAGATATGTTATTGTTTGTCCAATGTGAAATTGCtcatcaataaattcatATGGAACAACATTCCTTGTGACGTACGCAAATGTGccaaagaaatataacaGCAAAACTGGATATATAGCTATATTAGCGATAAACCCTCGTATTACCTCTGCTTCTAAATCTCGCTGCAATCCAGGTAGAAGCTCCTGCACTGATCCACCTGACAACTCATCCTGCTCTTCTGGGGCTGCTGCATCACTCATTGTACGTGAACCATGTAGATGTATAACAACAATTGTGTAACAACTGTAAATTATAATAGTAGCATCAACAACTACTAATGAGAAACTTCAAGCATTTGCTAATTAAATGTCATTATGACATATAATTGTAGTTTCAATGGGCCCTTTACAATTAGAGTAGCTACTTCCTCGATAATAACGACCGTCATTAGATACGCAAATATGAGTGCGAACTATCGATAAACTGTTTAACatagaatatataatactttttattatatga
This window of the Nakaseomyces glabratus chromosome L, complete sequence genome carries:
- the PHB2 gene encoding prohibitin subunit PHB2 (CAGL0L06490g~Ortholog(s) have role in mitochondrion inheritance, negative regulation of proteolysis, protein folding, replicative cell aging and mitochondrial inner membrane, peroxisomal importomer complex, plasma membrane localization), whose protein sequence is MSGSPEFQRFARALRQQITKVQQQGGRPGGPPRGGAGGAFAGIGGLLVLGAGALFFNNALFNVDGGHRAIVYSRIGGVSQKIFSEGTHIIIPWIETPIVYDVRAKPRNVASLTGTKDLQMVNITCRVLSRPNVGQLPTIYRTLGQDYDERVLPSIVNEVLKAVVAQFNASQLITQREKVSRLIRDNLVRRASGFNILLDDVSITYMTFSPEFTQAVEAKQIAQQDAQRAAFIVDKARQEKQGMVVKAQGEAKSAELIGDAIKKSRDYVELKRLDTAKDIAKILANSPNRVVLDNEALLLNTLVDARSATGSKK
- the SMI1 gene encoding Smi1p (CAGL0L06534g~Ortholog(s) have role in cellular response to drug, fungal-type cell wall beta-glucan biosynthetic process, regulation of fungal-type cell wall biogenesis and regulation of mitotic cell cycle, more) yields the protein MNLFRKKVKEWVYSFSTEDHYAEYNSNDQFNMGMRSQGASHHDVEAHAQSANDNILSMEDDIDLDSMDGTPSEGVSEVLLAWRHIDTWTSEYNPDLNATLSDPCTANDIKHAEEDLEVVLPKALKASYRIHDGQEDLESMTGTSGLIYGLQLMTLDEIVAMTQRWRSVADKLNKQATMSKHSSVGVSNGSSMGSTASIGSSSQQQREKPRNKFKLPYIPEQKSIPPETVLPLYAHAMWIPVLTDNAGNHIGIDLSPARLGKHGQVIMFGRDFDTKYVVAENWGDFLLSFANDLEAGNWLLVDDSDDYLAGEGELVFRDKKSNGPIQDYLEVLKKRSWNKYQEQLRTNQETMQSGEPTLTSTRTHKKTSSFELDDDFDHTTTTTEHNGNEFIESSVPETNSDIPQIVKKEELDETAEETKEESNELDVKTEEIAPESTQIIEETPETKEEEVSEQPEEAVAEVTVDANIEEPEQQVEEQEVLLENEVTDSVNNADANTEAVPEVEEKKTEIETETPAEPIEEEEESTNVEAPQVEEEEDSTTAEPAETVSKSKKKKNKKKNKKKNKANQDDNVNELSHDFETVQL
- the DIE2 gene encoding dolichyl-P-Glc:Glc(2)Man(9)GlcNAc(2)-PP-dolichol alpha-1,2- glucosyltransferase (CAGL0L06556g~Ortholog(s) have dolichyl-phosphate-glucose-glycolipid alpha-glucosyltransferase activity, role in protein N-linked glycosylation and cell periphery, endoplasmic reticulum membrane localization) encodes the protein MSDAAAPEEQDELSGGSVQELLPGLQRDLEAEVIRGFIANIAIYPVLLLYFFGTFAYVTRNVVPYEFIDEQFHIGQTITYLKGHWFTWDPKITTPPGLYILGWLNYKVLKPLLKSWSTLTILRLVNAFGGLVYFPLVVLRPIFLFNAISFWPVALMSFPLMATYYYLYYTDVWSTIFIIQSLSIGLTMPFGLSKSIWLSALFAGISCLFRQTNIVWCGFIMLIVVERQAIIAKQFNTHGLNNYLKLFIHSVEEFQTLVLPYALNFVGFFLYLIWNRSITLGDKSNHNAGIHLVQVFYCFAFLTVFSVPLWFSKNFLRMYLERTNRKQVQVFFEIFLIMMVIRYFTKVHPFLLADNRHYTFYLFKRLINHNRRIIKYGLMAPIYHFCTFVYLEILRPSELLFDPISPLPIKDPNLLPVQLTHISWTALILCTFATVVPSPLFEPRYYILPYFFWRLFITCSAEPIWGEIVPGKSNEEPVTISSTSRLFLEFVWFILIDIVTLIIFVRYSFPWASEAFMQRIIW
- the BNS1 gene encoding Bns1p (CAGL0L06512g~Ortholog(s) have role in meiotic cell cycle) yields the protein MMDNESKRRVDVTVQKRLRSILKQRFVSPTDAMLSPCSKRLNLYRSKVYAAKKTPRKLQFSESATKTPSKKHQS